A stretch of Streptococcus chenjunshii DNA encodes these proteins:
- the dnaN gene encoding DNA polymerase III subunit beta, whose amino-acid sequence MINFSINKTYFLQALNATKRAISSKNAIPILSALKIEVSSQDITLTGSNGQISIENTIPASDENAGLLITSTGSILLEANFFINIVSSLPDITLDFSEIDHHQVVLTSGKSEITLKGKDVEQYPRLQEIETDSPLVLETKLLKSIISETAFAASLQESRPILTGVHMTLNNKEFKAVATDSHRMSQRQVTLDHAANDFDVVIPSKSLREFAGVFTDDIETVEVFFSASQMLFRSEHISFYTRLLEGNYPDTDRLLVKTFETEVTFNTAVLRSAMERAHLISNATQNGTVKLEIVNNGVSAHVNSPEVGKVNEELDTVGQSGEDLTISFNPTYLIDALKALKSEEVLIRFISPVRPFTLTPKDDKEDFIQLITPVRTN is encoded by the coding sequence ATGATTAATTTTTCAATAAATAAAACTTATTTTCTTCAAGCTTTAAATGCTACAAAGAGAGCTATATCTTCGAAAAACGCGATTCCTATCCTTTCTGCTTTAAAGATTGAAGTCAGTTCACAAGATATCACCTTAACAGGTTCTAATGGACAAATTTCTATTGAAAATACTATTCCAGCTTCAGATGAAAATGCTGGTTTATTAATTACCTCTACTGGATCTATTCTCTTAGAAGCCAATTTTTTTATTAATATCGTATCCAGTCTTCCAGATATTACTTTAGATTTTTCAGAAATTGATCATCATCAAGTTGTCCTGACAAGCGGAAAGTCAGAAATTACGCTAAAAGGTAAAGATGTTGAACAATATCCGCGCCTGCAGGAAATTGAAACAGATAGCCCGCTTGTATTGGAAACAAAATTATTAAAATCAATTATTTCTGAAACAGCTTTTGCAGCCAGTTTACAGGAAAGCAGACCTATTTTAACCGGTGTTCATATGACGCTTAATAATAAAGAATTTAAAGCAGTCGCAACTGATTCACATCGTATGAGCCAGCGTCAGGTAACCTTAGATCATGCTGCCAATGACTTTGATGTTGTTATTCCAAGCAAGTCTTTACGGGAATTTGCTGGCGTTTTTACAGATGATATTGAAACTGTAGAAGTTTTCTTTTCAGCAAGTCAGATGCTTTTTAGAAGTGAACATATCAGTTTTTACACTCGTTTACTTGAAGGAAATTATCCTGATACTGACCGTCTGCTCGTAAAAACATTTGAAACAGAAGTCACTTTTAATACTGCTGTTTTACGTTCTGCTATGGAGCGAGCTCATCTGATTTCAAACGCTACTCAAAATGGGACAGTTAAACTTGAAATTGTGAATAACGGTGTTTCAGCACATGTTAATTCACCTGAAGTTGGGAAGGTTAATGAGGAATTGGATACAGTTGGCCAGTCAGGCGAAGACTTAACAATCAGCTTTAATCCAACGTACTTAATTGACGCTTTGAAAGCACTTAAAAGTGAGGAAGTTCTCATCCGCTTTATTTCTCCGGTTCGTCCGTTTACTCTAACACCTAAAGATGATAAAGAAGATTTTATTCAGCTGATTACCCCTGTGCGTACCAATTGA
- a CDS encoding diacylglycerol/lipid kinase family protein — MTLYIIANPHAGRHQARLIVKQIKELSSAQDVKSFYTRYKDDERRQVNTILQEFQEKDFLLIIGGDGTLSKVLYYLPQHIPFAYYPSGSGNDFARALSLPDLKTTLALCQKRSVREITVFTYENGLLLNSLDAGFAAWVIQKAENSSLKTFLNKCHLGSLTYLVIAVKLLLSKPTADITVTNRDGSIRHFQKAFFFSLANNTYFGGGIMIWPTASAFNRNLDFVYAAGKTFPQRISILLALVFKKHDISPYFYHEEMEKVSLEFPKNTLVEIDGEIVNANRITLKAQKRYIYL; from the coding sequence ATGACACTTTATATTATTGCTAACCCTCATGCCGGCCGTCATCAGGCCAGATTAATTGTTAAACAGATTAAGGAGCTGTCATCAGCGCAAGATGTAAAAAGTTTTTATACACGCTATAAAGATGATGAGCGCAGACAGGTAAACACAATTCTTCAAGAATTTCAGGAAAAAGACTTTCTTTTGATTATTGGGGGAGATGGGACACTTTCAAAGGTGCTTTACTATTTGCCGCAGCATATTCCTTTTGCTTACTATCCGTCTGGTTCAGGTAATGATTTTGCGCGTGCCCTGTCTTTGCCCGATTTAAAAACAACACTTGCTTTATGTCAAAAAAGAAGTGTGAGAGAAATTACAGTATTTACATATGAAAACGGCTTGCTTTTAAACAGTTTAGATGCAGGTTTTGCAGCCTGGGTCATCCAAAAAGCCGAAAACTCTTCCTTAAAAACGTTTCTCAATAAATGTCATCTAGGCAGCTTAACCTATCTTGTTATTGCTGTTAAATTGCTGTTAAGCAAGCCTACAGCTGATATAACAGTTACGAATAGAGATGGGAGCATCAGGCATTTTCAAAAAGCTTTTTTCTTTTCACTAGCCAATAATACCTATTTTGGCGGGGGAATTATGATTTGGCCAACAGCCAGCGCTTTTAACAGGAATTTAGATTTTGTCTATGCTGCTGGAAAAACTTTTCCTCAACGTATCAGTATTTTACTAGCCCTTGTTTTTAAAAAGCATGATATTTCTCCCTATTTTTATCATGAAGAAATGGAGAAAGTATCTCTGGAATTTCCTAAAAATACTTTAGTCGAAATCGACGGAGAAATTGTCAATGCTAACAGGATTACTTTGAAAGCTCAGAAACGCTATATTTATCTGTAA
- a CDS encoding DUF951 domain-containing protein has protein sequence MHKYEIGSFIEMKKPHACVVKKTGKKANRWEVIRIGADIKIQCTNCDHIVMMSRYDFERKIKKIFSQP, from the coding sequence ATGCATAAATATGAAATCGGAAGTTTCATTGAAATGAAAAAACCTCATGCCTGTGTTGTTAAAAAAACTGGTAAAAAAGCAAATAGGTGGGAAGTTATACGTATTGGTGCAGATATTAAAATTCAATGCACTAATTGCGATCATATTGTTATGATGAGCCGATATGATTTTGAACGCAAAATAAAAAAGATTTTTTCGCAACCGTAA
- a CDS encoding helix-turn-helix domain-containing protein: MLLFPNQLKKYRTERGMSQEELANKLFISRQAVSKWEKDEAKPDLDNVVKLSEIFDISLDELILGKESTVQPVYESEFLSNPNTGTYEKQRKPKIENFYDFVAHF; encoded by the coding sequence ATGTTACTATTTCCAAATCAGTTAAAAAAATATCGAACTGAGCGCGGTATGTCGCAAGAAGAATTGGCAAATAAACTCTTTATTTCACGGCAGGCTGTTTCAAAATGGGAAAAAGATGAGGCAAAGCCTGATTTAGATAATGTTGTAAAATTATCTGAGATTTTTGATATCAGCTTAGATGAGCTTATTTTGGGAAAAGAAAGTACAGTTCAGCCAGTTTATGAGTCTGAATTTCTCTCTAATCCTAATACTGGTACTTATGAAAAACAAAGAAAGCCAAAAATAGAAAATTTTTATGACTTTGTGGCTCACTTTTGA
- a CDS encoding RDD family protein: protein MVTANNDISLKSRIKELFVDYLLIIAYLIILLLLSLSFYIFIFGKIPYLTLLQSQLIAGLTSVVPVVIGFSWMDYCGGSFGKRKAGLRLSYQKKTFLAALIRNIIKFLPWQLGHMGTIDGIYTDYTSLFGHICTSASLILLFILLWMGLFRKDKRHLGDLLAGTQVVKKRV, encoded by the coding sequence ATGGTAACAGCAAATAATGATATCTCATTAAAATCCCGTATCAAAGAGCTGTTCGTTGACTATCTGCTGATTATTGCTTATCTCATTATTTTACTTCTACTGTCGCTTAGTTTCTATATTTTTATTTTCGGCAAAATTCCCTACCTCACTTTGCTTCAGTCGCAGCTAATAGCTGGGTTAACTTCTGTTGTACCAGTTGTTATAGGTTTTTCATGGATGGATTATTGTGGTGGCAGTTTCGGGAAAAGAAAGGCAGGACTCAGACTTTCCTATCAGAAAAAGACATTTTTGGCTGCTTTAATTCGTAACATCATTAAATTTCTCCCTTGGCAGTTAGGGCATATGGGAACGATTGATGGTATTTATACAGATTATACCAGTTTATTTGGCCATATTTGCACTTCTGCTAGTTTGATTTTACTGTTTATTTTGCTATGGATGGGACTTTTTAGGAAGGATAAGCGCCATTTAGGAGATTTGTTAGCAGGAACTCAAGTTGTAAAAAAAAGAGTCTGA
- a CDS encoding helix-turn-helix domain-containing protein gives MMQKSRTTVPVHSLGEKIKTQRKYLGLSQEELAEKLHVSRQAITKWENNRGIPEIGNLIAICDFFNWELDSLIKDNQLVKEKLIADSASKKWHLLVIIYLLAVVIYIIVLTFTARMFMVGLLIATVFMLFYELRIFVKEKIYQQRLPKK, from the coding sequence ATGATGCAAAAAAGCAGAACAACTGTTCCAGTTCACAGCTTAGGTGAAAAAATAAAAACTCAGCGTAAATATTTGGGCTTATCTCAGGAAGAATTGGCAGAGAAACTTCATGTATCTCGTCAAGCAATAACGAAGTGGGAAAATAACAGAGGTATTCCAGAAATCGGAAATCTGATAGCTATCTGTGATTTTTTTAATTGGGAGTTGGATAGCCTTATTAAGGATAATCAGCTGGTCAAAGAAAAATTAATCGCAGACAGTGCTTCAAAAAAGTGGCACTTACTGGTCATTATATATTTACTTGCTGTCGTCATTTATATTATAGTATTGACCTTTACAGCAAGAATGTTCATGGTTGGTCTCTTAATTGCAACAGTCTTTATGCTTTTTTATGAATTAAGAATTTTTGTCAAAGAGAAAATTTATCAGCAACGTCTCCCTAAGAAATAA
- the ychF gene encoding redox-regulated ATPase YchF, which translates to MALTAGIVGLPNVGKSTLFNAITKAGAEAANYPFATIDPNVGMVEVPDERLQKLTELIKPKKTIPTTFEFTDIAGIVKGASQGEGLGNKFLANIREVDAVIHVVRAFDDENVMREQGRESDFVDPIADIETINLELILADLESINKRYARVEKVARTQKDKDSVAEFHILQKIKPVLEDGKSVRTIEFTDDEQKIVKQLFLLTAKPVLYVANVDEDKVADPDKIAYVQEIKKFAQTENAEVVVISARAEEEISELDDEDKELFLEDLGLHESGIDKLTHAAYYLLGLGTYFTAGEKEVRAWTFKRGIKAPQAAGIIHSDFEKGFIRAVTMSYDDLIKYGSEKAVREAGRLREEGKDYVVQDGDIMEFRFNV; encoded by the coding sequence ATGGCTTTAACAGCAGGTATTGTTGGTTTACCAAATGTTGGTAAATCAACTTTATTTAATGCAATTACAAAGGCAGGAGCAGAAGCTGCCAACTATCCTTTTGCGACTATTGATCCAAATGTCGGAATGGTAGAAGTTCCGGATGAACGTTTACAGAAACTGACAGAACTTATTAAGCCGAAAAAAACAATTCCGACAACTTTTGAATTTACAGACATCGCCGGTATTGTTAAAGGAGCATCACAGGGAGAAGGGCTTGGAAATAAATTTCTTGCCAATATCCGTGAAGTTGATGCAGTTATTCATGTAGTGAGAGCTTTTGATGATGAGAATGTTATGCGGGAACAAGGCCGCGAGTCCGATTTTGTTGATCCGATTGCTGATATTGAGACGATAAATTTGGAGCTGATTTTAGCTGATTTAGAGTCAATCAATAAACGTTATGCACGTGTTGAGAAAGTAGCCCGTACACAAAAAGATAAGGATTCTGTAGCCGAATTCCATATTCTACAAAAAATAAAACCTGTCCTTGAAGATGGAAAATCAGTCCGGACCATTGAATTTACAGATGATGAACAGAAAATTGTTAAGCAACTGTTTTTATTGACAGCGAAACCAGTTCTTTATGTTGCAAATGTTGATGAAGATAAGGTTGCTGATCCGGATAAGATAGCATATGTTCAGGAAATTAAGAAGTTTGCACAAACTGAAAATGCTGAAGTTGTTGTTATTTCAGCACGTGCTGAGGAAGAAATTTCAGAATTAGATGATGAAGATAAAGAACTTTTTCTTGAGGACTTAGGCTTGCATGAATCCGGTATCGATAAATTAACACATGCCGCCTATTATTTGCTGGGACTTGGGACTTACTTTACAGCAGGTGAGAAAGAAGTGCGTGCTTGGACCTTTAAACGGGGAATTAAAGCTCCTCAAGCTGCAGGAATTATCCATTCAGATTTTGAAAAAGGTTTTATTCGTGCAGTGACAATGTCTTATGATGATTTAATCAAGTATGGCAGTGAAAAAGCGGTAAGAGAAGCCGGACGTCTTCGTGAAGAAGGCAAAGACTATGTTGTTCAGGATGGCGATATTATGGAATTTAGGTTCAATGTATAG
- the pth gene encoding aminoacyl-tRNA hydrolase produces the protein MVKLIAGLGNPGSKYRETRHNIGFMAIDNIVKDFDITFTENKIFKAEIGSTWVNNEKVYFVKPTTFMNNSGIAVKALLTYYNIAIEDFVVIYDDLDMEVGKIRFRLKGSAGGHNGIKSIIAHLRTQEFKRIKIGIGRPKTETNVINYVLGNFDTKDKTIIIQTLDNVDKAVKFYLNGSNFEKTMQKFSG, from the coding sequence ATGGTAAAATTGATTGCAGGACTGGGAAATCCAGGTTCAAAATATAGGGAAACTCGCCATAATATTGGTTTTATGGCAATTGACAATATTGTAAAGGATTTTGACATTACATTTACAGAGAATAAAATTTTTAAAGCAGAAATAGGTAGTACTTGGGTAAACAATGAGAAAGTCTATTTTGTTAAACCAACTACCTTTATGAATAATAGTGGGATTGCTGTTAAGGCTTTACTAACTTATTATAATATTGCAATAGAAGATTTTGTTGTGATTTATGATGATTTAGATATGGAAGTAGGGAAAATCCGTTTTCGTCTAAAAGGTTCTGCTGGCGGACATAATGGAATAAAGAGTATTATTGCCCATTTGAGAACACAAGAGTTTAAGCGAATAAAAATTGGAATCGGCAGACCTAAAACAGAAACAAATGTTATCAATTATGTACTAGGAAATTTTGATACAAAAGATAAAACAATTATTATACAAACACTTGACAATGTTGACAAGGCTGTCAAGTTTTATCTAAACGGCAGCAATTTTGAGAAAACGATGCAGAAATTTAGTGGGTGA
- the mfd gene encoding transcription-repair coupling factor: MNISDLFNKNQAIQNWHTGLLTQKRQLLMGLSGSSRAVAIASAYQSMEGKLVIITSTQNEAEKLIHDLSCLVDEENIYQFFADDAAAAEFVFASFDRSASRLRALRFLSSEKQVGILITNISGMRILLPDPKTYQESYLNFEIGAEYQLDSVVKQLSNMGYKKVSQVSNSGEFSQRGAILDIYDINQSSPYRIEFFGDEIDGIRQFDSESQKSLNHVNKIIIGPSDDVILTVQDFERSVSALKRHMSVIKDKNLYAYLNDLLSASMNHFRHEDIRKFLSLFYEKEWTLLDYIPKNTPIFFDDFQRITDYNNQFSLEAANILTDDLQKSKALSSLNYFADIYTELRNYAPSTFFSNFQKGLGNIKFDKIYQFTQYAMQDFFNQFSILVDEIKRYQKAQNTILIQASSQNNLQRLQETLQEYNLEVPISSMNAVQNKQTQIVMGSLSNGFYFADEKIVLITEHEIYHKRLKGRVRRSKNISNAERLKDYNELAKGDYVVHNIHGIGRFLGIETIEVAGVHRDYVTIQYQNSDRVSIPVEQIEMLSKYVSADGKEPKINKLNDGRFQKTKQKVTRQVEDIADNLLDLYAERSRLKGFQFSADNDLQQAFEDDFAYVETEDQLRSIKEVKSDMESSRPMDRLLVGDVGFGKTEVAMRAAFKAVNDHKQVAVLVPTTVLAQQHYNNFRERFENYPVNIDVLSRFRSKKEQLNTLEQLKKGQIDIIIGTHRLLSKDVVFSDLGLIVIDEEQRFGVRHKERLKELKTKVDVLTLTATPIPRTLHMSMLGIRDLSVIETPPTNRYPVQTYVLENNADLIREAIIREIDREGQVFYVYNRVDTIDKKVYELQKLVPEANIGFVHGQMSEIQLENTLIDFINGNYDILVATTIIETGVDIANVNTLFIEDADRMGLATLYQLRGRVGRSNRIAYAYLMYHPAKMLSEVSEKRLDAVKGFSELGSGFKIAMRDLAIRGAGNILGASQSGFIDSVGFEMYSQLLEEALAVKQGKSKTRQRGSAEINLQIDAYLPTDYIEDERQKIEIYKRIRQIESRSDYENLQSEIIDRFGDYPDQVAYLLEIGLLKTYLDIAFAEFLERRQNTVKIRFEKASLQFYLIQDYFEALAKTSLKASIGEQDGKIEIVFDVRRKKDYEILEELIKFGEVLEIIKNRKIN; this comes from the coding sequence ATGAATATTAGTGATTTATTTAATAAAAATCAAGCAATCCAAAACTGGCATACTGGCTTATTAACACAAAAACGTCAGCTTCTTATGGGACTTTCAGGCTCAAGCAGAGCCGTTGCAATCGCTTCAGCATATCAGAGTATGGAGGGGAAACTTGTAATCATTACTTCAACTCAAAATGAAGCTGAAAAACTCATTCATGATCTATCCTGCCTTGTTGATGAAGAAAATATTTATCAATTTTTTGCTGATGATGCCGCAGCTGCAGAGTTTGTTTTTGCATCATTTGATAGATCGGCTTCTCGTTTAAGGGCACTGCGTTTTTTAAGTTCTGAAAAACAAGTAGGTATTTTAATTACCAATATATCTGGTATGAGAATTCTTTTGCCTGATCCAAAAACATATCAAGAAAGCTATCTAAACTTTGAAATAGGAGCAGAATATCAGCTTGACAGTGTTGTAAAACAACTGTCAAATATGGGTTATAAAAAAGTAAGCCAAGTTTCTAATTCTGGTGAATTCAGCCAAAGAGGAGCTATTTTAGATATATATGATATTAATCAGAGTTCACCTTACCGTATTGAATTTTTTGGAGATGAGATTGATGGTATTCGGCAATTTGATAGTGAAAGCCAGAAATCTTTGAATCATGTTAATAAAATTATTATTGGACCATCGGATGATGTCATCTTGACTGTTCAGGATTTTGAGCGTTCAGTATCTGCTTTAAAAAGGCATATGTCAGTTATAAAGGATAAAAATTTGTATGCTTATCTCAATGACTTGCTGTCAGCCAGTATGAATCATTTTAGGCATGAAGATATACGTAAATTTTTAAGCCTTTTCTATGAAAAAGAGTGGACTTTATTGGATTATATTCCTAAAAACACTCCAATATTTTTTGATGATTTTCAAAGAATCACAGATTATAATAATCAATTCAGTTTGGAGGCTGCTAATATCTTGACAGATGATTTACAAAAGAGTAAAGCTTTGTCAAGTTTGAATTACTTTGCTGATATTTACACTGAGTTACGAAACTATGCTCCTTCTACTTTCTTTTCAAATTTTCAAAAAGGTTTAGGAAATATAAAGTTTGATAAAATTTATCAGTTCACACAGTATGCTATGCAGGATTTTTTCAATCAATTTTCTATACTTGTTGATGAAATCAAACGTTATCAAAAAGCACAAAATACCATCTTAATACAAGCAAGTTCACAGAATAATTTACAACGTTTACAGGAAACTTTACAAGAATATAACCTTGAAGTTCCTATTAGTTCAATGAATGCTGTTCAAAATAAGCAAACACAGATTGTTATGGGCAGCTTATCAAATGGTTTTTATTTCGCTGATGAAAAGATTGTTTTAATTACAGAGCATGAGATCTATCATAAACGCTTAAAAGGAAGGGTTCGCCGTTCAAAGAACATTAGCAATGCTGAACGTTTAAAAGACTATAATGAACTGGCAAAGGGAGACTATGTTGTTCATAATATTCATGGAATTGGTCGCTTTTTAGGAATTGAAACGATTGAAGTAGCTGGTGTGCATCGTGACTATGTCACAATTCAATATCAAAATTCAGATCGGGTTTCTATTCCTGTTGAACAAATTGAAATGCTGTCTAAATATGTGTCAGCTGATGGTAAAGAGCCAAAAATAAATAAACTCAATGACGGCCGTTTTCAAAAGACAAAACAAAAGGTTACCAGACAAGTAGAGGATATTGCAGATAATCTTTTGGATTTATATGCTGAGCGCAGCCGCTTAAAAGGCTTTCAATTTTCAGCGGATAATGATTTGCAGCAAGCATTTGAAGATGATTTCGCTTATGTAGAAACCGAGGATCAGTTGAGATCAATTAAAGAAGTGAAGTCGGATATGGAGAGTTCTCGGCCAATGGACCGTCTTTTGGTGGGAGATGTTGGTTTTGGTAAGACAGAAGTTGCGATGCGTGCAGCTTTTAAGGCTGTCAATGATCATAAACAAGTCGCTGTGCTCGTTCCAACAACTGTTCTTGCTCAGCAGCATTATAATAATTTTAGGGAACGTTTTGAAAATTATCCAGTTAATATTGATGTCCTTAGCCGTTTCAGAAGTAAAAAAGAACAGCTGAATACGCTTGAACAGTTAAAAAAAGGGCAGATTGATATCATTATCGGTACCCATCGCTTATTATCAAAGGATGTTGTTTTTTCAGATTTAGGTCTTATTGTTATAGATGAAGAACAACGTTTTGGGGTGAGACATAAGGAAAGGCTGAAAGAATTAAAAACTAAGGTTGATGTGCTGACTTTAACAGCAACACCGATTCCACGGACACTTCATATGTCTATGCTGGGAATTCGTGACTTATCTGTAATTGAAACACCTCCTACAAATCGTTATCCAGTACAAACTTATGTTTTAGAAAATAATGCAGATTTGATTCGTGAAGCTATTATTCGAGAAATTGACAGAGAGGGTCAGGTTTTTTATGTTTACAATAGAGTTGACACAATTGACAAAAAGGTTTACGAGCTGCAGAAACTGGTCCCAGAAGCTAATATAGGTTTTGTTCATGGTCAAATGAGTGAAATTCAGCTGGAGAATACTCTCATAGATTTTATCAATGGCAATTACGACATACTGGTTGCAACAACAATTATTGAAACAGGGGTAGATATTGCTAATGTCAATACACTATTCATTGAAGATGCTGACCGTATGGGACTGGCCACTTTATACCAGCTTCGCGGTCGTGTTGGACGTTCTAACCGAATTGCTTATGCATACCTGATGTATCATCCTGCTAAAATGCTGTCCGAAGTATCTGAAAAACGGCTAGATGCTGTCAAAGGTTTTTCAGAACTTGGATCAGGCTTTAAAATAGCTATGCGTGATTTGGCTATTCGAGGAGCTGGTAATATTTTAGGTGCTTCGCAAAGCGGCTTTATTGATTCAGTTGGATTTGAAATGTATTCACAGCTTTTGGAAGAAGCTCTTGCTGTTAAACAGGGAAAATCTAAAACAAGACAAAGGGGCAGTGCTGAAATCAATTTACAGATTGATGCTTATCTGCCAACAGACTATATTGAAGATGAACGTCAAAAGATAGAAATTTATAAACGCATTCGGCAGATTGAAAGCCGCAGTGACTATGAAAATTTACAATCTGAGATAATTGATCGTTTTGGAGATTATCCGGATCAGGTGGCCTATTTGCTTGAAATCGGCTTGCTGAAAACGTATTTGGACATTGCTTTTGCAGAATTTCTTGAACGCAGACAAAACACAGTGAAGATACGATTTGAAAAAGCTTCTTTACAATTTTATTTGATACAGGATTATTTTGAAGCGTTAGCAAAAACCAGTTTAAAAGCTAGCATTGGTGAGCAAGACGGAAAAATAGAAATTGTCTTTGATGTAAGAAGAAAAAAAGATTATGAAATTTTAGAAGAGTTGATAAAATTTGGGGAGGTGCTGGAAATAATTAAAAACAGAAAAATAAATTAA
- a CDS encoding RNA-binding S4 domain-containing protein: protein MRLDKFLKVSRIIKRRPVAKEVADKGRVKVNGILAKSSTDLKINDEVEIRFGNKFLTVRVLEMKDSTRKEDAVKMYEIISETRIEDNGKT, encoded by the coding sequence ATGCGACTTGACAAATTTTTAAAAGTATCCCGTATTATTAAGCGTCGCCCTGTAGCTAAAGAAGTTGCTGATAAAGGCCGTGTGAAAGTTAATGGTATTTTAGCTAAAAGTTCGACAGATTTGAAAATTAACGATGAGGTTGAAATTCGCTTTGGTAATAAGTTTTTGACCGTACGTGTTTTGGAAATGAAAGACAGTACAAGAAAAGAAGACGCAGTTAAAATGTACGAAATAATAAGTGAAACAAGGATTGAAGACAATGGAAAAACCTAA
- a CDS encoding FtsB family cell division protein: MEKPNVVQLNNQYIHDENLKKRYEEEETRRRNRFMGWILIFIMLLFILPTYNLVKSYMILQERKEQVVKLEEEYDELAEKTEAEKLLAERLKDTEYVEKYARAKYYLSREGETIYPVPSLLPK, translated from the coding sequence ATGGAAAAACCTAATGTTGTCCAATTGAACAATCAGTATATTCATGATGAAAATCTAAAAAAGCGTTATGAGGAAGAAGAAACACGCCGCCGTAATCGTTTTATGGGATGGATTTTGATTTTTATTATGCTGCTGTTCATCCTGCCGACTTATAATCTTGTAAAAAGTTATATGATTTTACAAGAACGTAAAGAGCAGGTTGTAAAATTGGAAGAAGAATATGATGAACTGGCAGAAAAAACAGAAGCTGAAAAACTTTTAGCAGAACGTTTAAAAGATACTGAATATGTTGAAAAGTATGCTCGCGCCAAATATTATCTTTCAAGAGAAGGAGAGACAATTTATCCAGTGCCAAGTTTATTGCCGAAATAG
- a CDS encoding SP_0009 family protein → MEDLVETIEKFLIYSDDKLEELSEKNQTLREESVLKSIERKS, encoded by the coding sequence ATGGAAGATTTAGTTGAAACAATTGAAAAATTTTTAATTTACTCTGATGATAAATTAGAGGAATTATCAGAAAAAAATCAAACATTGAGAGAAGAGAGTGTGTTAAAATCGATTGAAAGGAAGAGTTGA